The following proteins are co-located in the Sporosarcina pasteurii genome:
- the tyrS gene encoding tyrosine--tRNA ligase, whose product MGDLKWRGLLYQQTDEEGLTKVVNDEKISLYCGVDPTADSMHIGHIVPLLTLRRFQNHGHRPILLVGGATGMIGDPSGRSEERQLQTTEQIAKNVEGITKQMQRIFDFETENGALMVNNNDWIGGMSTIEFLRDYGKLLGVNYMLAKDNVASRLESGISFTEFSYMLIQGIDFNHLYTNYGCRVQIGGSDQWGNITTGLEVIRKVQEDDEAKAFGITIPLVTKADGTKFGKTAGGAVWLDAEKTSPYEFYQFWVNTADADVIKYLKIFTFIERAEIEALEVSVQEEAHLRKAQRTLAEEMTRLIHGQEALDQAIRISQALFSGDLKALSVNEMRDAFKDVPSAEMPKEDKNIVDFIVEAGISSSKRQGREDVNNGAISVNGERIKDTQYIISAEDRLEDQFTIVRRGRRNYTMVKFS is encoded by the coding sequence ATGGGAGATTTAAAATGGCGTGGTTTGTTATACCAACAAACTGATGAAGAAGGTCTAACGAAGGTAGTGAACGATGAAAAAATATCCTTATACTGTGGAGTTGATCCGACAGCAGACAGTATGCATATCGGACATATCGTTCCATTATTAACATTACGTCGTTTCCAAAATCACGGTCACCGTCCGATTTTATTAGTTGGTGGTGCAACAGGTATGATTGGAGACCCTTCAGGACGTTCTGAAGAAAGACAATTGCAGACAACAGAGCAAATTGCGAAAAACGTTGAAGGTATTACAAAACAAATGCAAAGAATATTTGATTTCGAAACGGAAAACGGCGCATTAATGGTGAATAACAATGATTGGATTGGCGGCATGTCAACGATTGAGTTTTTACGTGATTACGGCAAACTTTTAGGTGTCAATTATATGCTTGCTAAAGATAATGTAGCATCACGTTTAGAAAGCGGTATTTCATTTACTGAGTTTTCGTATATGCTTATTCAAGGAATAGACTTTAACCATCTTTATACAAATTACGGTTGTCGCGTGCAAATTGGCGGATCTGACCAGTGGGGCAATATTACAACTGGCCTTGAAGTGATTCGTAAAGTTCAAGAAGATGACGAAGCAAAAGCATTCGGGATTACAATTCCACTCGTGACAAAAGCGGATGGTACGAAGTTTGGGAAAACAGCAGGTGGTGCAGTGTGGCTAGATGCTGAAAAAACATCACCATATGAGTTTTACCAGTTCTGGGTTAACACGGCGGATGCCGATGTGATTAAATACTTGAAAATATTTACATTTATAGAACGTGCAGAAATCGAAGCATTGGAAGTGTCTGTTCAAGAAGAAGCGCATTTAAGAAAAGCGCAAAGAACGCTTGCCGAGGAAATGACACGACTTATTCATGGTCAGGAAGCATTAGACCAAGCGATTCGTATTTCACAAGCCTTATTTAGTGGGGATTTAAAAGCCCTTTCTGTAAATGAAATGCGCGATGCATTTAAGGACGTTCCATCTGCTGAAATGCCGAAAGAAGATAAAAACATTGTTGATTTTATCGTAGAAGCAGGAATTTCCTCTTCCAAACGTCAAGGAAGAGAAGATGTAAACAACGGTGCAATTTCAGTGAATGGAGAGCGTATTAAAGATACTCAATATATAATTAGTGCTGAGGACCGTCTAGAGGACCAATTTACAATTGTTCGTCGTGGTAGAAGAAATTACACGATGGTGAAGTTTTCATAA
- a CDS encoding cobalamin-binding protein, whose translation MRIISICPSNTELVAYLGLLDNLVAIDDYSDWPSEVQSLPKLGPDLSIDMDKLETFKPDLVLASLSVPGMEKNVEELQRREIPHIVLNPQSLNDIADDLLTVGIQCGIEHKALKRQRQYLAFIDEMKSRAVTAHTFPTLYWEWWPKPIFTPGKTNWLTEISAIAGGLNEFRDKTEANVQTDWNDLLDRNPDYILLAWVGVRTEKVNKEVVLKRPGWKNLSAIQNNYFTIMEEELYCRPSPRLLEGALKLGKYIHPEIYADLELPAWVTTVE comes from the coding sequence ATGAGAATTATTTCTATTTGCCCAAGTAACACAGAATTAGTAGCTTATCTTGGTTTATTAGATAATCTTGTTGCAATTGATGACTATTCTGACTGGCCAAGTGAGGTTCAATCACTTCCTAAATTAGGCCCTGATTTATCAATTGATATGGACAAACTCGAAACATTTAAGCCAGATCTAGTGTTAGCTTCATTAAGCGTGCCAGGTATGGAAAAAAATGTAGAAGAATTACAAAGACGTGAAATCCCCCACATTGTCCTCAATCCGCAAAGTTTAAACGACATTGCAGACGACCTGTTAACTGTAGGTATACAGTGCGGAATTGAGCATAAAGCACTTAAACGCCAACGACAATATTTAGCTTTTATTGATGAAATGAAAAGTCGTGCCGTAACTGCACATACCTTCCCTACACTTTATTGGGAATGGTGGCCAAAACCTATTTTTACACCCGGAAAGACAAATTGGCTCACCGAAATAAGTGCGATTGCTGGTGGATTGAACGAATTCCGGGATAAAACCGAAGCAAATGTACAGACGGATTGGAATGATTTATTGGATAGAAATCCCGATTACATTCTTCTCGCTTGGGTAGGCGTTCGAACTGAGAAGGTAAATAAAGAAGTTGTTTTAAAACGACCTGGTTGGAAAAATCTTTCCGCGATTCAAAACAATTATTTTACAATTATGGAAGAAGAACTTTATTGTCGCCCTTCTCCGCGTTTATTAGAAGGCGCTTTAAAACTTGGGAAATACATACATCCAGAAATATACGCAGATTTGGAGCTTCCAGCTTGGGTAACAACCGTTGAATGA
- a CDS encoding SOS response-associated peptidase, translating to MCGRFSMTSPIEQIQLAFELSNMSELNITPRYNVAPSQQVFSIVSDGENKRGGFLKWGLVPSWAKDSRIGYKMINARSETVDTKPSFKNLLKRRRCLIVADGFYEWKNDGGQKQPFRIKMKDDRVFTFAGLWDRWQKDGETIHSCTIITTEANDVVSGIHDRMPVILPEEKQDIWLNSTVQDSSYLKKLLKPYQPEEMTAFQVSTLVNSPKNDVPEIINSL from the coding sequence ATGTGTGGACGTTTTAGTATGACAAGTCCAATCGAACAAATTCAACTTGCTTTTGAGTTATCGAATATGAGTGAACTGAATATTACACCAAGATATAACGTAGCACCGAGTCAACAAGTATTTTCGATTGTAAGTGATGGAGAAAATAAAAGGGGCGGCTTCCTAAAATGGGGGTTAGTTCCTTCGTGGGCGAAAGACTCGAGAATTGGTTATAAAATGATTAATGCACGTTCGGAAACGGTAGACACAAAACCGAGCTTCAAAAATTTATTGAAAAGAAGAAGATGCCTAATTGTTGCGGATGGTTTTTACGAGTGGAAAAATGATGGTGGCCAAAAACAACCATTTCGCATCAAAATGAAGGATGATCGCGTCTTTACGTTTGCGGGTTTATGGGATCGGTGGCAAAAAGATGGTGAAACGATTCATTCATGCACCATAATTACAACCGAAGCGAATGATGTGGTAAGCGGTATCCATGATAGAATGCCCGTGATACTTCCGGAAGAAAAACAAGACATTTGGTTAAACTCAACAGTTCAGGATTCAAGTTATCTAAAAAAACTTTTGAAACCCTATCAGCCAGAAGAGATGACGGCCTTTCAAGTATCTACTTTGGTAAATTCGCCTAAGAATGATGTGCCTGAGATTATTAATTCATTGTAA
- the rpsD gene encoding 30S ribosomal protein S4, with translation MARYTGPAWKLSRRLGVSLSGTGKEIEKRPYAPGQHGPTQRVKLSEYGLQLQEKQKLRFMFGVNERQFRTLFNKAGKMPGKHGENFMILLETRLDNVVYRMGLARTRRAARQLVNHGHILVDGKRLDIPSYSVKPGQEISLREKSQNLDVINEALEVNNFVPEYVSFNTETKTGQFVRFPERSELPAEINEALIVEFYSRK, from the coding sequence ATGGCTCGTTATACAGGTCCAGCATGGAAACTATCACGTCGTCTCGGAGTATCACTTTCCGGTACGGGAAAAGAAATTGAAAAGCGTCCTTACGCTCCAGGACAACATGGTCCAACTCAACGCGTAAAACTTTCTGAATACGGATTACAGTTACAAGAAAAACAAAAACTTCGTTTCATGTTCGGTGTAAACGAACGTCAATTCAGAACTTTATTTAATAAAGCAGGTAAAATGCCTGGTAAACACGGTGAAAACTTCATGATTCTTCTTGAAACTCGCCTAGACAACGTTGTTTACCGTATGGGTCTTGCACGTACTCGTCGTGCTGCTCGTCAATTAGTTAACCACGGTCACATTTTAGTCGATGGTAAACGTCTTGACATCCCATCATACAGCGTTAAACCAGGACAAGAAATTTCTCTTCGTGAGAAGTCTCAAAACCTTGACGTTATTAATGAAGCACTAGAAGTGAACAACTTCGTACCTGAATATGTTTCATTTAACACTGAAACAAAAACAGGTCAATTCGTTCGTTTCCCAGAGCGTAGCGAACTACCAGCAGAAATTAACGAAGCACTTATCGTTGAATTCTACTCACGTAAATAA
- the megL gene encoding methionine gamma-lyase gives MKEESLHEDTVVVHTGYDAKLHHGSLSVPLYQTSTFSFETAEQGESRFAGDEAGLIYSRLGNPTVQLLEERITALEEGKGALAFGSGMAAVSSILVHLTKTGDHILCSRGIYGCTFGLLGMLEDKYNITHDLVQMGTEEQIERAIKPETVCIYVETPINPTMELVDLQAVVNVAKRHGLRVVVDNTFSSPYLQKPITLGVDFVLHSATKYINGHGDVIAGLLVGNDEDEMEKIRMSVQKDYGGIISPFDAWLLLRGIKTLPVRMERHTSNAEKIITFLKKQPLVEKIYYPFDVDNPQYAIAKKQMRAGGGLISFTMKGGKEGAQQFLNSLSLIKIAVSLGDAETLIQHPATMTHSVVPYDERISMGIIDSLLRLSVGLEHTDDLIADLNRAFEKVEQSLSKENAK, from the coding sequence ATGAAAGAAGAATCTTTACATGAAGACACAGTTGTCGTGCATACAGGTTATGATGCAAAGCTGCATCATGGAAGTTTAAGTGTACCTCTTTATCAAACATCTACTTTTTCATTTGAGACTGCGGAACAGGGAGAAAGTAGATTTGCTGGGGACGAAGCAGGTCTGATTTATTCGCGCCTTGGGAACCCAACAGTGCAGTTGTTGGAAGAACGTATAACCGCTTTGGAAGAAGGAAAAGGTGCATTAGCATTTGGATCAGGAATGGCGGCAGTGAGTTCCATTCTTGTTCATTTAACGAAGACAGGTGACCATATCCTGTGTTCTAGAGGAATCTACGGTTGTACATTTGGATTATTAGGCATGTTAGAAGATAAATATAACATTACGCATGATTTAGTACAGATGGGCACTGAAGAACAGATTGAACGTGCGATTAAGCCAGAAACAGTTTGTATTTATGTAGAAACGCCAATTAATCCAACGATGGAGCTTGTCGACTTACAAGCAGTCGTAAATGTCGCAAAACGTCATGGCCTTCGTGTTGTAGTAGATAATACGTTCTCTTCTCCTTATCTGCAAAAACCAATTACCTTAGGTGTCGATTTCGTTTTGCATAGTGCAACGAAATATATTAACGGACATGGAGATGTTATTGCTGGTCTACTCGTAGGAAATGATGAAGACGAGATGGAAAAGATTCGCATGTCGGTTCAAAAAGATTACGGCGGCATTATCTCTCCGTTCGATGCATGGTTACTATTACGGGGAATAAAAACATTACCAGTTCGTATGGAACGACATACGTCAAATGCCGAGAAAATTATTACATTCCTAAAGAAACAACCGCTCGTAGAAAAAATATATTATCCTTTTGATGTGGATAATCCACAGTATGCAATTGCAAAAAAGCAAATGCGTGCCGGCGGAGGACTTATTTCATTTACGATGAAAGGCGGTAAGGAAGGCGCGCAACAATTTTTAAATAGTTTGTCGCTCATTAAAATAGCTGTCAGTTTAGGGGATGCAGAAACGCTTATCCAGCATCCAGCAACGATGACGCATTCTGTAGTCCCTTATGATGAAAGAATTTCCATGGGAATCATAGATTCATTACTTCGACTTTCAGTAGGCCTCGAACATACAGATGACTTAATCGCAGATTTGAATCGTGCTTTTGAAAAAGTTGAACAATCATTGAGTAAAGAAAATGCCAAATAA
- a CDS encoding GAF domain-containing protein, giving the protein MSTTVNVNEDLDKKYELLSKQLDALLSGEPNLYANLSNASALLNQFFDRINWVGFYLMEDGELVLGPFQGLPACVRIQVGKGVCGTAVERKESIIVPDVEAFPGHIVCDAASRSEIVVPIIKNDEVIGVLDIDSPELDRFSETDRIGLEKVVETLIQHL; this is encoded by the coding sequence ATGTCTACAACTGTTAATGTTAACGAAGACTTAGATAAGAAATATGAATTGCTTAGCAAACAACTTGATGCACTATTGTCGGGCGAACCAAATTTATACGCAAACTTAAGTAATGCTTCGGCATTGCTTAATCAATTTTTCGATCGGATCAATTGGGTTGGGTTTTATCTAATGGAAGATGGCGAATTGGTATTAGGCCCTTTCCAAGGCTTACCGGCATGCGTCCGCATCCAAGTTGGTAAAGGTGTTTGTGGAACTGCAGTAGAACGGAAGGAATCCATTATTGTCCCGGACGTTGAAGCATTCCCTGGTCATATCGTTTGTGATGCAGCTTCCCGCTCAGAAATTGTCGTACCAATCATTAAAAACGACGAGGTTATTGGTGTGCTTGATATCGATAGTCCTGAACTAGACCGTTTTTCGGAAACTGATCGTATCGGGCTTGAAAAAGTTGTTGAAACACTAATTCAACATCTATAA
- the ezrA gene encoding septation ring formation regulator EzrA, whose product MKIVIIAIIVLIIILTILAISYRRKHTNQIKKLEHRKLQIQHKPIFEEMTKIKQLNMTGETEEKFETWRATWTEVIDVRMPELDNLLFDAEEYIDRFSFKKLKETVMLIEEKIQFSQQKMTEILSGLDELVGSEEKNRVEMELLQERHRSARKKILAHQPAFGETVNPLEKELETFRPKFAEYETLTENGNYLQAREIVIALTEKGDYLFQIIEQIPALLADIQNSIPTSIRELRNGVREMEEQAYNLQHLEIEKILVDIEEKLERMAEEIAQLEMDGIPEEVEEIHSQLDGLYDALEKEVVAKHYVEENYQTVYDELLRVTGLVNETLTEITFVQQSYRINEDEAKIPQSASEEIELLNKQFAVIVEQIENNTSAYSSMQETIQMITEKVGYIDEERKDFAERLKKLRNDENKVRAELKGLSKELQDADRSLHRGNIPGIPDDIDARLEEAEEQLYIVRQSLEEVPLNMTLVNSYLENAKQSVQEVRGKTEELLENVMLVEWIIQYGNRYRASNERVHAQLQEAEESFRQFRYAKALEEAATAVEEVEPGAMKRIEELLQEKDDLTI is encoded by the coding sequence ATGAAGATTGTAATCATTGCAATTATAGTACTCATTATCATTTTAACCATTCTCGCCATTTCATATAGGCGTAAACATACGAATCAAATAAAAAAACTTGAGCATAGAAAACTACAAATACAACATAAGCCAATATTTGAAGAAATGACGAAAATAAAGCAACTAAATATGACAGGCGAGACAGAAGAAAAATTTGAAACTTGGCGTGCAACTTGGACGGAAGTAATTGATGTACGTATGCCTGAACTTGATAATTTATTATTCGATGCTGAAGAGTACATCGACCGTTTTAGTTTTAAAAAACTAAAAGAGACTGTCATGCTAATCGAAGAGAAAATTCAATTTAGTCAGCAGAAAATGACTGAAATCCTTAGTGGTTTAGATGAACTCGTTGGAAGTGAAGAGAAAAATCGAGTCGAAATGGAATTGTTACAAGAAAGGCATCGTAGTGCTCGAAAGAAAATTTTAGCACATCAACCAGCGTTTGGAGAAACGGTGAACCCGCTTGAAAAGGAATTGGAAACATTTAGACCTAAATTTGCCGAGTATGAGACATTGACAGAAAACGGGAATTATTTACAAGCCCGAGAAATTGTCATCGCATTAACTGAGAAAGGTGACTATTTGTTTCAAATTATTGAACAGATACCTGCTCTGTTAGCTGATATTCAAAATTCAATTCCAACCTCTATACGAGAATTGCGTAATGGTGTAAGGGAAATGGAAGAGCAAGCTTATAACTTACAACACTTAGAAATCGAGAAAATACTGGTAGATATAGAAGAGAAGCTTGAGCGAATGGCGGAAGAAATAGCTCAGTTAGAGATGGATGGTATACCAGAAGAAGTTGAAGAGATACACAGTCAATTAGATGGATTGTATGATGCACTAGAGAAAGAAGTAGTCGCAAAACATTATGTTGAAGAGAATTATCAAACTGTATACGATGAACTATTAAGGGTGACTGGACTTGTGAATGAAACATTAACAGAAATTACATTCGTCCAACAAAGTTACAGAATAAACGAGGATGAGGCGAAAATTCCGCAGAGTGCCTCAGAGGAAATTGAATTATTAAATAAACAATTTGCTGTCATTGTAGAGCAAATTGAAAATAATACTTCTGCCTATTCTAGTATGCAAGAAACCATACAAATGATTACAGAGAAGGTTGGCTATATAGACGAAGAACGAAAAGATTTTGCAGAGCGCTTAAAAAAATTACGAAACGATGAAAATAAAGTGCGCGCTGAGCTTAAAGGACTTTCAAAAGAATTACAAGATGCTGATCGTTCATTACATAGAGGAAATATTCCGGGCATACCTGACGATATTGATGCCAGACTAGAAGAAGCGGAAGAACAACTATATATTGTTAGACAGAGCTTGGAGGAAGTTCCTTTAAATATGACGCTTGTTAATTCTTACTTAGAAAATGCTAAACAATCTGTTCAGGAAGTAAGAGGAAAGACAGAAGAATTACTCGAAAATGTGATGCTAGTCGAATGGATTATTCAATATGGAAATCGTTATCGAGCATCTAATGAGCGCGTCCATGCACAATTGCAAGAAGCTGAGGAGTCGTTCAGGCAATTTCGCTATGCCAAGGCTTTGGAGGAAGCAGCAACAGCAGTAGAGGAAGTTGAACCAGGGGCAATGAAGCGGATTGAGGAATTGTTGCAAGAAAAAGACGATTTAACGATTTAA
- a CDS encoding cysteine desulfurase family protein, whose amino-acid sequence MIYLDNSATTAPKEEVLNSFVEVNKRFFANPASLHVAGREAETLLEKSREQILNLTQVSVGTVIYTSGGTEANNLAVIGFARKYQNRGNHILTTKIEHPSVLEAVKQLEREGFIVEYLSVNKDGVISIDELKEKLREDTVVVSIMHVNNEIGAIQPIEDCGKVIRKKSRAIFHVDAVQSFGKLPLILSGNGPDAITISGHKIHGLKGSGALITKKLVNPSSINYGGGQEQGLRNGTVSVPNAVALARAVRLATENRKTVIFERWRQRLIEHIEQSSDVLVLAKETAAPHILSIAFAHIKGEVAINYFQKNGILVSTSSACSSKSEEVSHVIEAIQLEDKYKHGVIRVSFAENNTNDEVVRFEKVFTNFVNLLKRGRSHDVE is encoded by the coding sequence ATGATTTATCTAGATAATAGTGCAACGACTGCACCAAAAGAAGAAGTTCTAAATTCTTTTGTAGAAGTTAATAAAAGATTTTTTGCAAATCCCGCTTCCCTTCATGTTGCTGGAAGAGAAGCGGAAACGCTTCTTGAAAAATCACGAGAACAAATATTAAATTTAACTCAGGTTTCTGTTGGCACGGTCATTTATACATCAGGTGGAACTGAGGCGAATAATTTAGCGGTGATTGGATTTGCTCGAAAATATCAAAACCGCGGCAATCATATTTTAACAACTAAAATCGAACACCCTTCTGTTTTAGAGGCAGTTAAACAATTGGAACGAGAAGGATTTATAGTCGAATACTTATCAGTTAATAAAGATGGCGTTATTTCAATCGATGAATTGAAAGAAAAGCTTAGAGAAGACACTGTCGTTGTAAGTATTATGCATGTAAACAATGAAATTGGTGCAATACAGCCAATTGAGGATTGTGGAAAAGTGATTCGAAAAAAATCACGTGCAATTTTTCATGTTGACGCTGTACAAAGTTTTGGGAAATTACCGCTTATATTAAGTGGAAATGGACCGGATGCAATTACAATTTCTGGACATAAAATTCACGGACTAAAGGGTTCTGGCGCATTAATTACTAAAAAACTGGTGAATCCTTCATCCATTAATTATGGTGGTGGCCAAGAACAAGGATTAAGAAATGGGACAGTCTCAGTTCCAAATGCTGTAGCTTTAGCACGTGCGGTGAGACTTGCGACAGAAAATAGAAAAACTGTTATTTTTGAAAGGTGGCGCCAGCGCTTAATTGAGCATATTGAGCAGTCGTCTGACGTGCTCGTATTAGCGAAAGAAACAGCAGCTCCGCATATATTGTCCATCGCTTTTGCTCATATTAAAGGCGAAGTAGCGATTAATTATTTTCAAAAAAATGGAATCTTAGTCTCAACTTCCAGTGCATGTTCATCGAAAAGTGAAGAGGTTAGTCATGTTATTGAGGCAATTCAATTAGAAGATAAATATAAACATGGTGTAATTCGCGTGAGTTTTGCAGAAAATAATACGAATGATGAAGTTGTTCGATTTGAAAAAGTATTTACTAATTTCGTGAATTTGCTTAAAAGGGGAAGATCGCATGATGTGGAATGA
- the thiI gene encoding tRNA uracil 4-sulfurtransferase ThiI, giving the protein MMWNELLIRYGELSLKGRNRNVFIRRLKKNMKSALHGLDSVIIKDERDRMFLTADNPKDMAEVMERLPKIFGIHSFSPVVKCEPTLEAIYETALEAVGLEETEGKSFKVEIRRTDKSFPYVTNELQQKIGAHVLKNYPELHVKMKKPDILLHVDIRRHVALLTSKVYPGAGGMPVGSSGKSLLMLSGGIDSPVAGYMMMKRGVEIHAIHFESPPFTSELAKQKVMDLAEKLSAFGTSVRLHVIPFTEIQQVIANKIPDGESMTTTRRLMMQIADRVREEIGALGIVSGESLGQVASQTLQSLTAINEVTSTPVLRPLIALDKIEIIEIAKQIDTYEISIRPYEDCCTIFTPARPKTKPKLKRVKHFESFTDFEPMIEEAIQERRIYKLPRIEEDMFTDLL; this is encoded by the coding sequence ATGATGTGGAATGAATTATTAATAAGATATGGTGAGTTATCGTTAAAAGGTCGAAATCGAAACGTTTTTATACGCAGATTGAAAAAAAATATGAAGAGCGCCTTACACGGCCTTGACTCAGTGATCATAAAAGATGAGCGAGATAGAATGTTTTTAACGGCTGATAATCCGAAAGACATGGCTGAAGTGATGGAACGTTTACCAAAAATTTTCGGGATACATTCATTTAGTCCAGTCGTAAAATGTGAGCCAACACTTGAAGCGATTTACGAAACGGCGTTAGAAGCAGTCGGATTAGAAGAAACAGAAGGAAAATCATTTAAAGTTGAAATTAGACGAACGGATAAGTCATTTCCTTATGTTACAAATGAATTGCAACAAAAAATTGGTGCGCATGTGCTAAAAAATTATCCTGAATTACACGTTAAAATGAAGAAACCTGATATTTTACTTCATGTAGATATTAGAAGACATGTAGCGTTGCTTACATCTAAAGTATATCCAGGTGCAGGAGGAATGCCTGTAGGTTCGAGTGGAAAATCGCTACTTATGTTATCTGGCGGTATCGACAGCCCAGTTGCAGGCTATATGATGATGAAACGTGGCGTAGAAATTCATGCCATTCATTTTGAAAGCCCACCATTTACAAGTGAACTTGCAAAACAAAAAGTGATGGACTTAGCAGAAAAGCTAAGTGCATTTGGCACATCAGTGCGTTTGCATGTTATTCCATTTACGGAAATTCAGCAAGTCATTGCAAATAAAATTCCTGACGGAGAGTCGATGACGACAACTCGAAGACTCATGATGCAAATTGCAGACAGAGTACGTGAGGAAATAGGCGCTCTTGGAATTGTCTCTGGGGAAAGTCTCGGTCAAGTAGCGAGTCAGACATTACAAAGTTTAACTGCCATTAATGAAGTAACGTCAACGCCTGTATTACGTCCGCTCATTGCATTAGATAAAATAGAAATTATCGAGATTGCTAAACAAATTGATACGTATGAGATTTCAATCAGACCTTATGAGGATTGTTGTACAATATTTACGCCGGCGCGTCCTAAAACGAAGCCGAAGCTTAAAAGGGTAAAACATTTTGAAAGCTTTACCGATTTTGAACCAATGATTGAAGAGGCGATTCAAGAAAGGCGTATTTATAAGTTGCCTCGTATAGAAGAAGATATGTTTACTGATTTATTATAA
- a CDS encoding alpha/beta-type small acid-soluble spore protein, whose amino-acid sequence MQNNNSNNSNQLLVPGVRQALDQMKYEIAQEFGVQMGPDASSRANGSVGGEITKRLVRQAQQQMNGNQQQ is encoded by the coding sequence ATGCAAAACAATAACAGCAACAACTCAAACCAACTGTTAGTTCCAGGAGTAAGACAAGCTCTTGACCAAATGAAATATGAAATTGCTCAAGAATTTGGCGTTCAAATGGGACCAGATGCTTCATCGCGTGCCAACGGATCCGTAGGCGGAGAAATTACTAAGCGATTAGTGCGTCAGGCTCAACAACAAATGAACGGAAACCAACAACAATAA
- a CDS encoding alpha/beta-type small acid-soluble spore protein yields the protein MPNNNSNNSNQLLVPGVRQALDQMKYEIAQEFGVQMGPDASSRANGSVGGEITKRLVRQAQQQMNGNQQQ from the coding sequence ATGCCAAACAACAACAGCAACAATTCAAACCAACTTTTAGTTCCGGGTGTCAGACAAGCTCTTGACCAAATGAAATATGAAATTGCTCAAGAGTTTGGCGTTCAAATGGGACCAGATGCTTCATCGCGTGCCAACGGATCCGTAGGCGGAGAAATTACTAAGCGATTAGTGCGTCAGGCTCAACAGCAAATGAATGGAAACCAACAACAATAA